In Streptomyces sp. NBC_00483, a single window of DNA contains:
- a CDS encoding CCA tRNA nucleotidyltransferase, whose protein sequence is MPNANEDTPSTLSQVQHRAVSELLRVSPVADDLARRFQEAGFSLALVGGSVRDALLGRLGNDLDFTTDARPEDVLKIVRPWADAVWEVGIAFGTVGCQKDARVGDADHRFQIEVTTYRSEAYDRTSRKPEVSYGDSIEEDLVRRDFTVNAMAVALPEKEFIDPHGGISDLSERVLRTPGTPEDSFSDDPLRMMRAARFAAQLDFEVAPEVVAAMKAMAGRIEIVSAERVRDELNKLILSAHPRKGLTLLVETGLADSVLPELPALRLERDEHHRHKDVYDHTLIVLEQAMALETDGPDLTLRLAALLHDIGKPRTRRFEKDGRVSFHHHEVVGAKMTKKRMTALKYSNELVKDVSRLVELHLRFHGYGTGEWTDSAVRRYVRDAGPLLGRLHKLTRSDCTTRNKRKANALSRAYDGLEERIERLQEQEELDSIRPDLDGNQIMEILGVSPGPVIGQAYKFLLELRLENGPMEYDAAVSALKEWWADRSQD, encoded by the coding sequence GTGCCGAACGCCAATGAAGACACCCCCAGCACCCTGAGCCAGGTGCAGCACCGTGCGGTCAGCGAACTGCTGCGGGTCTCGCCTGTCGCAGACGATCTCGCCCGTCGATTCCAGGAGGCCGGGTTCTCCCTCGCCCTGGTCGGTGGTTCGGTGCGGGACGCACTGCTCGGCCGGCTCGGCAACGACCTGGACTTCACCACTGACGCCCGCCCCGAGGACGTATTGAAGATCGTTCGTCCCTGGGCCGACGCGGTGTGGGAGGTCGGGATCGCGTTCGGCACCGTCGGTTGCCAGAAGGATGCCCGCGTCGGAGACGCTGATCATCGCTTTCAGATCGAGGTCACGACCTACCGCTCGGAGGCGTACGACCGCACCTCCCGCAAGCCCGAGGTGTCGTACGGCGACTCCATCGAAGAGGACCTGGTCCGCCGGGACTTCACCGTCAACGCGATGGCCGTGGCGCTCCCCGAGAAGGAATTCATCGATCCGCACGGCGGCATCAGTGACCTGTCCGAGCGGGTGCTGCGTACGCCCGGCACCCCGGAGGACTCCTTCTCCGACGACCCGCTGCGGATGATGCGGGCCGCCCGGTTCGCCGCTCAGCTCGACTTCGAGGTCGCCCCTGAGGTCGTCGCCGCCATGAAGGCCATGGCAGGCCGCATCGAGATCGTCTCCGCGGAGCGCGTACGTGACGAGCTCAACAAGCTGATTCTCTCCGCGCACCCGCGCAAGGGCCTGACGCTGCTCGTCGAGACCGGTCTGGCCGATTCCGTACTGCCCGAGCTGCCCGCTCTGCGCCTGGAGCGTGATGAGCACCACAGGCACAAGGATGTCTACGACCACACGCTGATCGTGCTCGAGCAGGCGATGGCGTTGGAGACCGACGGCCCCGATCTGACGCTGCGCCTCGCCGCGCTGCTCCACGACATCGGGAAGCCGCGCACCCGCCGCTTCGAGAAGGACGGCCGCGTCTCCTTCCACCACCACGAGGTGGTCGGCGCCAAGATGACGAAGAAGCGCATGACCGCGCTCAAGTACTCCAATGAATTGGTGAAGGACGTCTCGCGCCTCGTCGAGCTGCACCTGCGCTTCCACGGCTACGGCACCGGCGAGTGGACGGATTCCGCCGTACGTCGCTACGTACGGGACGCGGGGCCGCTCCTCGGTCGGCTGCACAAGCTGACCCGTTCCGACTGCACGACGCGCAACAAGAGGAAGGCCAACGCGCTTTCGCGTGCGTACGACGGCCTTGAGGAGCGCATCGAGCGGCTTCAAGAGCAGGAGGAGCTGGACTCGATCCGGCCCGACCTCGACGGAAACCAGATCATGGAGATCCTCGGCGTCAGCCCGGGACCGGTGATCGGGCAGGCGTACAAGTTCCTGCTGGAGCTGCGCCTCGAGAACGGTCCGATGGAGTACGACGCGGCAGTGTCGGCGCTCAAGGAATGGTGGGCCGACCGCTCGCAGGACTGA
- a CDS encoding DUF6049 family protein, giving the protein MAEAADFPTVSPSPARRLLRRTGALLAAAPLLASLPLLPAAAPAGAATPATAASSATGTSTVDVAVNSLSPSAPTDGDTVTVSGTVTNKGKRTVTGAHVGLRVGTSYSGRTAVDEAAKNGTGGAADGNELSRKYGKKFAKLAPGVAQNFTLSVPVKALHLGADGVYQLSVALKGQTAAQPYQQTLGIQRTFLPWQPSSADTSTKTTALWPLISDSHLTAETGANEQQTPVFDDNDLAKQIGPGGRLQQMLALGSELDVTWVIDPDLLASVDAMTEPYKVKGPGGKLRSGKNQADAKQWLSDLETAVQSQKVVTLPFADPDLASLAHTGTKVTGSLSHLKDATDAANLTVQTILHTKPDTSYAWPAEGAVDRDIVKVATSAGADKIIARSDHFPETGGLAYTPSAARPIGGGASAVVADGRLSTAFQGDMTGAESSTLAVQKFLAQSLMLNKQTRKQRSVVVAPQRMPTASQAQTMAKALHALQDGTWSQPQTLSAAAKAKPDSAATTRVPHAYPSSLRKQELPQSAFEQIQATQRDLENFKVVLTDQSRVVTPFGRAMDREMSTSWRTESDTSGNFRDGVSSYLSGLTEQVALIDKSEVKLSGRSATIPVSVQNNLWQDVDHLTLRLTSGNGTRLKIGDAAFQDQEVKIASGHSQSVKFTTTAKATGPITVHAQLYTKDGAPYGKPLAFKVDVTEVTPTVMLVIAGGVLLLVLAGYRMYQQRKRAVAAQPDEDAPEGDSVAADDDKGDEPDGAPTDPARADVPQQPSDPTADTAPESTEASGTSERVDR; this is encoded by the coding sequence GTGGCCGAGGCGGCAGACTTCCCAACGGTGAGTCCCTCACCTGCACGGCGACTGCTGCGGCGCACCGGGGCCCTGCTCGCGGCTGCGCCGCTCCTGGCGTCGCTGCCGCTGCTGCCTGCCGCGGCCCCCGCCGGCGCCGCCACCCCGGCCACCGCCGCCTCGAGCGCGACAGGGACCAGCACGGTCGACGTGGCCGTGAACTCCCTGTCGCCCAGCGCGCCGACGGACGGCGACACCGTGACGGTCAGCGGCACGGTGACGAACAAGGGCAAGCGGACGGTCACCGGCGCCCACGTGGGCCTGCGGGTCGGCACGTCCTACAGCGGCCGCACGGCCGTCGACGAGGCCGCGAAGAACGGCACGGGCGGCGCCGCGGACGGCAACGAGCTCTCCCGCAAGTACGGCAAGAAGTTCGCCAAGCTGGCGCCCGGCGTCGCGCAGAACTTCACGCTGTCCGTCCCCGTCAAGGCACTGCACCTCGGCGCCGACGGCGTCTACCAGCTCAGCGTCGCACTGAAGGGACAGACCGCCGCGCAGCCGTACCAGCAGACGCTCGGCATCCAGCGGACCTTCCTGCCCTGGCAGCCGAGCAGCGCCGATACGAGCACGAAGACGACGGCCCTGTGGCCGCTGATCTCCGATTCCCATCTCACCGCGGAGACGGGCGCGAACGAACAGCAGACGCCGGTCTTCGACGACAACGACCTGGCGAAGCAGATCGGTCCGGGCGGCCGCCTCCAGCAGATGCTGGCCCTCGGCAGCGAACTCGACGTGACCTGGGTGATCGACCCCGACCTGCTGGCTTCGGTCGACGCCATGACGGAGCCGTACAAGGTCAAGGGTCCCGGCGGAAAGCTCAGGTCGGGCAAGAACCAGGCGGACGCCAAGCAGTGGCTGAGCGACCTGGAGACCGCGGTGCAGAGCCAGAAGGTGGTCACGCTTCCGTTCGCCGACCCGGATCTCGCGTCGCTCGCGCACACGGGCACAAAGGTCACCGGCTCCCTCAGCCACCTGAAGGACGCCACGGACGCCGCCAACCTGACCGTGCAGACGATCCTGCACACCAAGCCGGACACGTCGTACGCATGGCCCGCGGAAGGCGCCGTCGACCGCGACATCGTCAAGGTCGCCACGTCCGCGGGCGCCGACAAGATCATCGCGCGCAGCGACCACTTCCCGGAGACCGGAGGGCTGGCGTACACGCCGTCCGCCGCCCGCCCGATCGGCGGTGGCGCCTCGGCCGTGGTCGCCGACGGCCGACTGTCGACCGCTTTCCAGGGCGACATGACGGGCGCCGAGAGCTCCACGCTCGCCGTGCAGAAGTTCCTCGCTCAGTCCCTGATGCTCAACAAGCAGACGCGCAAGCAGCGCAGCGTCGTCGTGGCCCCTCAGCGCATGCCCACCGCGAGCCAGGCCCAGACCATGGCCAAGGCGCTGCACGCACTGCAGGACGGCACCTGGTCGCAGCCCCAGACCTTGTCGGCCGCCGCGAAGGCGAAGCCCGACTCGGCCGCCACCACGCGTGTCCCGCATGCGTACCCCTCGTCGCTGCGCAAGCAGGAGCTGCCGCAGTCGGCCTTCGAGCAGATCCAGGCGACCCAGCGCGACCTCGAGAACTTCAAGGTCGTCCTCACCGACCAGTCCCGCGTGGTGACGCCGTTCGGCCGCGCGATGGACCGGGAGATGTCCACGTCGTGGCGTACGGAGTCGGACACTTCGGGGAACTTCCGCGACGGCGTCTCCTCGTATCTGTCGGGCCTCACCGAACAGGTGGCGCTGATCGACAAGTCCGAGGTGAAGCTCTCCGGGCGCAGCGCGACGATCCCGGTGTCGGTGCAGAACAACCTGTGGCAGGACGTCGACCACCTGACGCTGCGCCTCACCTCGGGCAACGGCACCCGCCTCAAGATCGGCGACGCCGCCTTCCAGGACCAGGAAGTGAAGATCGCCAGCGGGCACAGCCAGTCCGTGAAGTTCACGACCACGGCCAAGGCGACGGGCCCGATCACGGTGCATGCCCAGCTGTACACCAAGGACGGTGCGCCCTACGGCAAGCCGCTCGCCTTCAAGGTCGACGTCACCGAGGTCACCCCGACCGTGATGCTCGTCATCGCCGGCGGTGTCCTGCTGCTCGTCCTGGCCGGATACCGGATGTACCAGCAGCGCAAGCGTGCCGTCGCCGCGCAGCCCGACGAGGACGCCCCTGAGGGCGACTCCGTGGCCGCGGACGACGACAAGGGCGACGAGCCGGACGGCGCCCCGACCGACCCCGCACGGGCAGACGTTCCGCAGCAGCCGAGTGACCCGACGGCTGACACCGCTCCGGAAAGCACGGAGGCGTCGGGCACGAGTGAGAGAGTGGACCGTTGA